Proteins encoded by one window of uncultured Draconibacterium sp.:
- a CDS encoding HAMP domain-containing sensor histidine kinase: MFYKLNKYTYLILAIGILVVAAILENGLLRRNPETKLIDDFQTQLLVNESTLNDKLAEIKAILLEEDLEDNIGEFFSREQTLIRQTGFGVMVFKGNELFFWSDRGITFYDRLEDVAETSGLAKLPNGYYLVDTAKVGEYTAVAYHLVKRNYTYENKYLQNNFYKSYKLPSDYIIRTKKYNQGYDIVNLKGDYLFTLLPYGNYLCTTNQLYFPGAIYFIGLILLLFYFRKEFVDSVAPFFLKLLSLGVALFVVYWIHLIFEVPKVFFHLKFFSPDYFAINEWLPSLGDYFLLAIFFLFWIYNFAIDLNIEDLKKNSPLPRKGIIILLLIFNASLYLLVDYFIKELIYNSTVSFALNKIIDISPQSILGIFAVSLLLLGVVFFTIRVNEKNLKDFKFYEIVLITLVVSLFFAGVQYLAVQNVSIYALFLFILCVILSSLISRHYLQSFTLSYMITYVAVVSIYSLVVINRTISKKDKEQQKLLAVTLVAERDPAAEVFLTEINYQITKDPAIQSLLVQNEDEDAIEYIRQSYFNTYFRKYLLNILVCHDESNLIIPSMDYEVSCRPYLNEKIKSEGIQIPGTNFYFMDNMNGRISYTGRLNYPLADGGRGITIYIDLDSDLLFEGIGFPELLIDKSMARSEIYRKFNYAKYYAGELTDKFGDYNYNYNGHVYLKSDEEFAFLRQDKFEHLVYHTSEQNYVVVSRELLTPIDYLISFPYLFVFYFLTLLIVLIVINQSIRERRVFFDLKFKIQAAIISIVFISLMVVAGVTLYYNVKEYRQKHQDDLNEKMKSIAEEIDMRLTDKAEITPELEDWLLEELSKLSNIFRTDINIYGTDGRLIASSRSEIFERGLVSSRINARASYEVYQNFSISYFQPENIGKMSYLSAYRPIINNSGDYLGVINLPYFIRQDNYSQEISTFIVAFINLYVLLFLASIIAAVFIANQITRPLVVIQENLQKMQLGKRNEPIQYNKKDEIGSLVKEYNKKVDELAISADLLARSERESAWREMAKQIAHEIKNPLTPMKLNIQYLQRAKGNNEEYNEFLERVTSTLIEQIDNLSNIATEFSNFAKIPTARNQVFCLAEQLKKTIDLYETHDRISIEFDSNSYDDLEVNADREQLSRAIINLIRNAIQAIPQDRFGKIKIELKRREHMAVISVKDNGAGIDTELRDKLFSPSFTTKTSGMGLGLAIVKNIVENFAGRIWFETKMGKGTTFFLEIPVYEQN, from the coding sequence ATGTTTTATAAACTAAATAAATACACTTACCTTATTTTGGCCATCGGAATTTTAGTGGTGGCAGCTATTCTTGAAAATGGTTTGCTGAGGCGGAATCCGGAAACAAAACTGATTGATGATTTCCAGACACAACTATTGGTAAACGAATCTACTTTAAACGACAAGCTGGCAGAGATCAAAGCTATTCTGCTTGAAGAAGATTTGGAAGATAACATAGGCGAATTTTTTAGCAGGGAACAAACATTGATAAGGCAGACCGGTTTTGGTGTAATGGTCTTTAAAGGCAATGAGCTGTTCTTTTGGTCGGACCGGGGAATTACTTTTTATGATCGCCTGGAAGATGTTGCAGAAACATCGGGTCTGGCAAAATTACCAAATGGCTATTACCTGGTTGACACGGCAAAAGTGGGAGAGTATACGGCTGTAGCTTATCATCTTGTAAAGCGCAACTATACTTACGAAAACAAATACCTGCAAAACAATTTCTACAAGAGTTACAAGTTGCCAAGCGATTATATTATCCGAACAAAAAAATACAACCAGGGCTACGATATTGTAAACCTGAAAGGCGATTACCTGTTTACCCTTTTGCCCTACGGAAATTATTTGTGTACCACAAACCAGCTTTATTTCCCGGGAGCTATTTATTTTATCGGGCTTATTCTGTTATTGTTTTACTTCAGAAAAGAGTTTGTTGACAGTGTGGCGCCGTTTTTTCTTAAACTTTTATCGCTGGGCGTGGCTTTGTTTGTGGTTTACTGGATACACCTGATTTTTGAGGTTCCCAAGGTTTTCTTTCATTTAAAGTTTTTTAGCCCTGACTATTTTGCCATTAACGAATGGCTGCCTTCGCTGGGTGATTATTTTCTATTGGCCATTTTCTTTTTATTCTGGATTTACAATTTTGCAATTGACCTGAATATTGAAGATTTAAAGAAAAATTCGCCGCTGCCGCGAAAGGGGATAATTATTTTGCTACTAATATTTAATGCCAGTTTATACCTGTTGGTAGACTATTTTATTAAAGAACTGATTTATAATTCAACCGTTTCATTTGCACTTAATAAGATAATCGATATCTCTCCGCAAAGTATTTTAGGGATTTTTGCTGTTAGCTTGCTCTTGTTGGGGGTAGTCTTTTTTACTATCAGGGTTAACGAGAAAAACCTCAAGGATTTTAAGTTTTATGAAATTGTTCTTATAACGTTGGTAGTCAGTTTGTTTTTTGCCGGGGTACAATACCTGGCCGTTCAAAATGTATCTATTTATGCCCTCTTCCTGTTTATTCTTTGTGTTATTCTTTCGTCGCTTATAAGCCGGCACTACCTGCAATCGTTTACTTTAAGCTACATGATCACTTATGTGGCCGTAGTTTCAATTTACTCGTTGGTAGTAATAAACCGAACCATCAGTAAAAAAGACAAAGAGCAACAAAAACTGCTGGCAGTTACCCTGGTTGCTGAACGGGATCCTGCTGCCGAGGTTTTTCTGACTGAAATAAATTACCAGATCACTAAAGATCCTGCAATTCAAAGTTTGTTGGTTCAAAACGAGGATGAAGATGCTATTGAGTATATCCGGCAATCCTATTTTAATACCTATTTCCGGAAATATCTTTTAAATATTCTGGTGTGCCACGATGAAAGTAATTTGATTATACCTTCTATGGATTATGAGGTTTCTTGCAGACCTTATTTGAATGAAAAAATAAAGTCGGAAGGAATTCAGATTCCGGGCACAAACTTTTATTTTATGGATAATATGAACGGACGGATTTCTTACACCGGTCGTTTGAATTATCCACTGGCTGATGGCGGGCGAGGCATTACCATTTATATTGATCTTGATTCGGATTTATTGTTCGAAGGTATTGGTTTTCCGGAGTTGCTGATCGATAAATCGATGGCGCGTTCTGAAATCTATCGCAAGTTCAATTACGCTAAATATTATGCCGGAGAGCTTACCGATAAGTTTGGTGATTATAACTACAACTACAACGGGCACGTTTATTTGAAATCGGATGAAGAGTTTGCTTTTCTGCGTCAGGATAAATTTGAGCACCTGGTTTATCATACCAGCGAACAGAACTATGTTGTTGTGTCGAGGGAGTTGCTAACACCAATTGATTATCTCATTTCATTTCCATATTTGTTTGTTTTCTATTTCCTGACTTTGCTAATTGTTCTCATTGTAATTAACCAGTCGATAAGGGAACGGCGGGTATTTTTTGATTTGAAGTTTAAGATTCAGGCGGCTATAATTTCTATCGTATTTATCTCGCTGATGGTGGTAGCTGGCGTTACGCTATACTACAATGTTAAGGAATACCGGCAGAAACACCAGGACGATTTAAATGAAAAAATGAAATCGATAGCAGAGGAGATTGATATGCGCTTAACGGATAAAGCTGAAATAACACCCGAACTGGAAGACTGGCTGTTGGAAGAGCTTTCAAAACTTTCGAATATCTTCCGGACTGACATCAATATTTACGGAACCGACGGAAGACTAATTGCCTCTTCACGTTCTGAGATTTTTGAACGAGGTTTGGTTTCATCACGTATTAACGCCCGGGCTAGTTACGAGGTTTATCAGAATTTTTCGATTAGCTATTTTCAACCCGAAAACATTGGGAAGATGTCCTATCTTTCTGCTTACAGACCAATTATTAATAATAGTGGCGATTATCTGGGGGTAATAAATTTGCCCTATTTTATCCGACAAGATAATTACAGCCAGGAAATTTCAACTTTTATTGTGGCATTCATTAATTTGTATGTTCTGTTGTTTTTGGCCAGTATTATTGCTGCAGTTTTTATTGCCAATCAAATTACTCGCCCACTTGTTGTTATTCAGGAAAATCTGCAAAAAATGCAGTTGGGTAAACGAAATGAACCAATTCAGTACAACAAAAAGGATGAAATTGGAAGTTTGGTAAAAGAGTACAATAAAAAAGTTGATGAACTGGCGATAAGTGCCGATCTGTTGGCGCGTTCAGAGCGGGAGTCGGCATGGCGTGAAATGGCAAAACAAATTGCACACGAAATAAAAAATCCGTTAACCCCGATGAAACTTAATATTCAGTATTTGCAACGTGCCAAAGGGAATAATGAAGAATACAATGAGTTTCTTGAACGTGTTACCTCTACGCTGATTGAGCAAATTGATAACCTGTCGAATATTGCCACCGAGTTCTCGAACTTTGCAAAAATTCCAACGGCTCGCAACCAGGTTTTCTGTTTGGCTGAGCAGCTGAAAAAAACAATCGACCTGTATGAAACACACGATCGGATTAGTATTGAGTTCGACTCAAATAGTTACGACGATTTAGAAGTGAATGCCGATAGAGAACAGTTGTCGCGTGCAATAATTAATCTTATACGAAATGCCATTCAGGCCATTCCTCAGGATCGGTTTGGTAAGATTAAAATAGAATTGAAAAGGCGTGAACACATGGCCGTAATTTCGGTGAAAGACAATGGCGCAGGGATTGATACCGAATTGCGCGATA